In Oryza sativa Japonica Group chromosome 3, ASM3414082v1, one DNA window encodes the following:
- the LOC4332026 gene encoding uncharacterized protein isoform X3, with protein sequence MGMVPNGLLPNASAGVTRRLDGERWAAAEVRTAELIARIQPNADSERRRRAVYDYVRRLITNCLSCQVFTFGSVPLKTYLPDGDIDVTAFSDSEELKDTWANLVRDALEHEEKSENAEFRVKEVQYIQAEVKIIKCLVDNIVVDISFNQVGGLCTLCFLEEVDALISQNHLFKRSIILIKAWCFYESRILGAHHGLISTYALETLVLYIFHVFNNCFTGPLEVLYRFLEFFSNFDWEKFCLSLSGPVPISSLPDMTAEPPRMDAAELLLSKSFLDKCSYAYAVTPRIQESQGQQPFVSKHFNVIDPLRTNNNLGRSVSKGNFFRIRSAFSFGAKRLAKLLECPKEDLIAEVNQFFTNTWIRHGSGNRPDAPTLGLVHQHHLKVVPAEASNSQRSAMALKKNAENPNIRANQDNLSENANSYPEATSQPLQRSVLHPRNSLRTVNPSDSHAHHQKVHVTHANTKVSEQLERNSSDGSMQNERNKTVPNSLFVNDRNGQNRSRFARTRSSPELTDPSVEGYSRGRRTGVVEMDKSLKVDYNSRRNNLAPEVSSSHITKSSQDESVSSMNSSSHYSGKAASDSNSVSSSYREDNGFIMNEELPSVSEASDKQQEEQVLVNLMSSAKLHDFNGQVQLPIEMPPHFSVAPSPLLAPAAFPPKHFAGIPPTSLIGAPWSNMHLIHGYVSPPMAHYVQNHTFAPNIEEGNESEKPITPDASRDDGNNWHEYGVGFPRYFNHQGRDPQMRHFNGKEHSSSPNSVSGAPFERQGEIAVEDNGAVEENYTNMFQNQTSRQASINTRIGSGNARIPSSQSGLSRNKAMPENSWGESAGNTTRSLRDKWGKRPAFAAPDTTTHSKNNTGWQTGNASEHIPPEVDDGARNGVIVPNIRHEASDIITGSGSTASRTSQVPNDFEPSQIGMPNPLFAPLFIGSPQQRQSGNGGLTFIQTGPAVPFLMLPYAPGNDGSVPQFERNEGVDQLPVNIAVQNFSSLNNVHHPDINATSTASSSTAGDPSEEQKPDILNSDFDSHWCNLQYGRSCQNPRPMNPVLYPFAVPPMYLQGHVPWDGPGRPASTNVNWTQMVPPSQRIYPMMPLQPSSERITGGPQHHTEDAPRYRGGTGTYLPNPKVPFKDRHSGSRNHRGNYNTDKGDHNDKEGNWINSKQRNPGRSYGRSHSERSGIRSDRQAADENQYDRQRRSYRNDSYRHETGAQSSGSTNYIRRPGNMTHGDPSPSASNGIGALSGSSAPYFMYYSCEPGTNHGSSSEPLEFGSLGPVPTADGGDMPRPTRQAMPNEFYGQRHVAFRGGSSHSSPDQPSSPQTRR encoded by the exons aTGGGGATGGTGCCCAACGGGCTCCTGCCCAATGCGTCGGCCGGGGTCACGaggcggctcgacggcgagcGGTGGGCCGCCGCGGAGGTGCGGACCGCGGAGCTGATCGCGCGCATCCAGCCCAACGCCGACTccgagcggcggaggcgcgccGTCTACGACTACGTGCGGCGCCTCATCACGAACTGCCTCTCGTGCCAG GTTTTCACATTTGGATCGGTCCCTCTGAAGACTTACTTACCTGATGGTGACATTGATGTCACTGCTTTTAGTGATAGTGAAGAATTGAAGGATACTTGGGCTAACTTGGTTCGGGATGCATTGGAGCATGAAGAGAAAAGTGAAAATGCTGAATTTCGTGTAAAAGAAGTTCAGTATATACAGGCGGAG GTAAAAATTATTAAGTGTCTTGTGGACAACATTGTTGTTGACATATCATTTAATCAAGTTGGTGGATTGTGTACACTTTGTTTCCTTGAAGAG GTTGATGCCTTGATCAGTCAGAATCATTTATTCAAGAGGAGTATTATATTGATAAAGGCATGGTGTTTCTATGAGAGTCGTATTCTTGGAGCTCACCATGGTCTTATATCTACCTATGCATTGGAGACCCTGGTTCTGTACATTTTTCATGTGTTCAACAATTGTTTTACTGGACCACTGGAG GTATTATACCGTTTCTTAGAATTCTTCAGCAACTTTGACTGGGAGAAATTTTGTTTGAGTTTGTCGGGTCCTGTTCCTATAAGTTCACTTCCAGATATGACTG CGGAGCCACCACGGATGGATGCTGCTGAATTGTTGCTGAGCAAGTCCTTCCTTGATAAATGCAGTTATGCATATGCAGTTACACCTCGCATCCAGGAGAGCCAGGGTCAACAACCATTTGTTTCAAAGCACTTCAACGTTATTGATCCTTTACGGACAAACAATAACCTTGGAAGGAGTGTAAGTAAAG GCAATTTCTTTAGGATACGCAGTGCGTTTTCCTTTGGGGCGAAAAGGTTGGCAAAGTTACTCGAATGTCCAAAAGAAGATCTAATTGCTGAAGTAAATCAGTTCTTCACAAATACATGGATAAGACATGGTAGTGGCAATCGTCCTGATGCACCTACACTAGGTCTGGTTCATCAGCATCAtctgaaggttgtccctgctgAAGCATCAAATAGTCAGAGAAGTGCGATGGCACTCAAGAAAAACGCTGAAAATCCTAATATTCGTGCTAACCAGGATAATCTCAGTGAAAATGCTAATAGCTATCCTGAAGCTACTTCTCAGCCACTTCAGAGAAGTGTTCTACACCCGAGAAATTCACTGAGAACAGTCAACCCTTCTGATTCTCATGCTCATCACCAAAAAGTTCATGTGACACATGCCAATACAAAGGTCTCTGAGCAGCTTGAAAGAAACAGTTCTGATGGATCAATGCAAAATGAAAGGAACAAGACAGTACCAAATTCTCTCTTTGTTAATGATAGAAATGGGCAAAACAGGTCTCGGTTTGCAAGAACCCGCTCTAGTCCTGAACTAACGGACCCTTCTGTTGAAGGATATTCTCGTGGAAGACGGACTGGAGTGGTTGAAATGGACAAATCTTTGAAGGTTGATTACAATAGCAGAAGAAACAACTTGGCTCCAGAAGTTTCTAGCAGCCACATCACTAAGTCTTCACAGGATGAGTCAGTGTCTTCGATGAACAGTTCATCTCACTATAGTGGGAAAGCAGCTTCTGACTCAAACAGTGTGTCAAGCAGCTACCGCGAAGATAATGGTTTCATAATGAACGAAGAACTTCCTTCTGTATCTGAGGCATCAGATAAACAGCAAGAGGAGCAAGTCCTAGTTAATTTAATGTCATCAGCTAAATTGCATGACTTCAACGGGCAAGTTCAATTGCCAATAGAAATGCCGCCTCATTTTTCGGTGGCACCCTCCCCTTTACTTGCACCAGCAGCTTTTCCCCCAAAACATTTTGCTGGAATTCCACCAACTAGCTTAATTGGGGCTCCATGGTCCAATATGCATTTGATCCATGGATATGTTTCACCACCCATGGCCCATTATGTCCAAAACCATACTTTCGCACCAAACATCGAAGAAGGTAACGAGAGTGAGAAACCTATTACACCAGATGCGAGTCGTGATGATGGCAACAATTGGCATGAGTATGGTGTTGGATTTCCTAGATATTTTAATCATCAAGGAAGAGATCCACAGATGCGCCACTTTAATGGAAAAGAGCATTCCTCTTCACCTAACAGTGTATCTGGTGCCCCCTTTGAAAGACAGGGAGAGATTGCTGTTGAGGATAATGGAGCAGTAGAAGAGAATTATACCAACATGTTTCAAAACCAAACAAGTAGACAAGCCAGCATAAATACTCGAATAGGTAGTGGAAATGCAAGAATCCCTTCTTCACAATCCGGTTTGTCAAGAAACAAAGCTATGCCTGAGAATTCATGGGGTGAATCAGCTGGAAATACAACAAGATCATTGAGGGACAAATGGGGAAAAAGGCCTGCCTTTGCAGCACCTGACACAACTACACATAGCAAAAATAATACTGGTTGGCAGACTGGAAATGCTTCTGAGCATATCCCCCCAGAGGTTGATGATGGTGCCCGGAATGGGGTTATAGTACCAAACATTAGACATGAGGCCTCTGACATAATAACAGGGTCTGGCTCAACAGCATCAAGAACTAGTCAAGTGCCAAATGATTTTGAACCATCACAGATTGGCATGCCTAATCCACTGTTTGCACCTCTTTTTATTGGATCCCCTCAGCAGAGACAATCTGGTAATGGCGGACTGACTTTTATTCAAACAGGTCCAGCGGTTCCTTTTTTGATGTTGCCATATGCTCCTGGGAATGATGGATCTGTTCCACAGTTTGAGAGGAATGAAGGGGTTGATCAACTTCCTGTCAATATTGCTGTCCAAAATTTTAGTTCACTCAACAATGTTCACCATCCTGATATCAATGCTACCTCAACAGCTTCATCCAGTACTGCAGGTGATCCATCTGAAGAGCAAAAGCCTGACATTTTGAACAGCGATTTTGATAGCCATTGGTGTAATTTACAATATGGACGGTCATGCCAAAACCCGCGCCCCATGAATCCTGTGTTATACCCCTTTGCAGTGCCACCAATGTATTTGCAGGGCCATGTTCCATGGGATGGGCCTGGCAGACCAGCTTCAACAAATGTTAACTGGACCCAGATGGTCCCCCCCAGCCAACGAATCTATCCTATGATGCCTCTACAACCTTCTTCTGAAAGAATTACTGGTGGTCCACAGCACCACACGGAGGATGCGCCCAGATACCGTGGTGGCACAGGAACTTACTTGCCAAATCCT AAGGTTCCATTTAAGGACCGACACTCAGGCTCAAGAAACCACAGAGGAAATTATAACACTGACAAGGGTGACCATAATGATAAAGAAGGAAATTGGATAAATTCAAAACAACGAAATCCTGGCCGCAGCTATGGACGTAGCCACTCAGAGAGGTCTGGCATACGATCGGATAGACAAGCAGCAGATGAAAACCAGTATGATAGGCAGCGGCGATCTTATAGAAATGATTCATACAGGCATGAGACAGGCGCCCAATCTTCTGGATCAACAAACTATATACGCAGACCAGGGAACATGACACATGGGGATCCATCACCATCTGCTTCAAATGGTATCGGTGCCCTTTCTGGGTCTTCAGCTCCATATTTCATGTACTACTCATGTGAACCAGGCACAAATCACGGTTCTTCATCTGAACCACTTGAATTTGGTTCACTTGGGCCAGTTCCTACAGCTGATGGTGGTGACATGCCACGACCCACTCGCCAAGCAATGCCCAATGAGTTTTATGGGCAAAGGCATGTTGCATTTAGGGGTGGCTCCTCTCATTCATCTCCTGATCAACCATCATCACCTCAAACTCGCAGGTAA
- the LOC4332026 gene encoding uncharacterized protein isoform X2 yields the protein MGMVPNGLLPNASAGVTRRLDGERWAAAEVRTAELIARIQPNADSERRRRAVYDYVRRLITNCLSCQVFTFGSVPLKTYLPDGDIDVTAFSDSEELKDTWANLVRDALEHEEKSENAEFRVKEVQYIQAEVKIIKCLVDNIVVDISFNQVGGLCTLCFLEEVDALISQNHLFKRSIILIKAWCFYESRILGAHHGLISTYALETLVLYIFHVFNNCFTGPLEVLYRFLEFFSNFDWEKFCLSLSGPVPISSLPDMTAEPPRMDAAELLLSKSFLDKCSYAYAVTPRIQESQGQQPFVSKHFNVIDPLRTNNNLGRSVSKGNFFRIRSAFSFGAKRLAKLLECPKEDLIAEVNQFFTNTWIRHGSGNRPDAPTLGLVHQHHLKVVPAEASNSQRSAMALKKNAENPNIRANQDNLSENANSYPEATSQPLQRSVLHPRNSLRTVNPSDSHAHHQKVHVTHANTKVSEQLERNSSDGSMQNERNKTVPNSLFVNDRNGQNRSRFARTRSSPELTDPSVEGYSRGRRTGVVEMDKSLKVDYNSRRNNLAPEVSSSHITKSSQDESVSSMNSSSHYSGKAASDSNSVSSSYREDNGFIMNEELPSVSEASDKQQEEQVLVNLMSSAKLHDFNGQVQLPIEMPPHFSVAPSPLLAPAAFPPKHFAGIPPTSLIGAPWSNMHLIHGYVSPPMAHYVQNHTFAPNIEEGNESEKPITPDASRDDGNNWHEYGVGFPRYFNHQGRDPQMRHFNGKEHSSSPNSVSGAPFERQGEIAVEDNGAVEENYTNMFQNQTSRQASINTRIGSGNARIPSSQSGLSRNKAMPENSWGESAGNTTRSLRDKWGKRPAFAAPDTTTHSKNNTGWQTGNASEHIPPEVDDGARNGVIVPNIRHEASDIITGSGSTASRTSQVPNDFEPSQIGMPNPLFAPLFIGSPQQRQSGNGGLTFIQTGPAVPFLMLPYAPGNDGSVPQFERNEGVDQLPVNIAVQNFSSLNNVHHPDINATSTASSSTAGDPSEEQKPDILNSDFDSHWCNLQYGRSCQNPRPMNPVLYPFAVPPMYLQGHVPWDGPGRPASTNVNWTQMVPPSQRIYPMMPLQPSSERITGGPQHHTEDAPRYRGGTGTYLPNPKVPFKDRHSGSRNHRGNYNTDKGDHNDKEGNWINSKQRNPGRSYGRSHSERSGIRSDRQAADENQYDRQRRSYRNDSYRHETGAQSSGSTNYIRRPGNMTHGDPSPSASNGIGALSGSSAPYFMYYSCEPGTNHGSSSEPLEFGSLGPVPTADGGDMPRPTRQAMPNEFYGQRHVAFRGGSSHSSPDQPSSPQTRR from the exons aTGGGGATGGTGCCCAACGGGCTCCTGCCCAATGCGTCGGCCGGGGTCACGaggcggctcgacggcgagcGGTGGGCCGCCGCGGAGGTGCGGACCGCGGAGCTGATCGCGCGCATCCAGCCCAACGCCGACTccgagcggcggaggcgcgccGTCTACGACTACGTGCGGCGCCTCATCACGAACTGCCTCTCGTGCCAG GTTTTCACATTTGGATCGGTCCCTCTGAAGACTTACTTACCTGATGGTGACATTGATGTCACTGCTTTTAGTGATAGTGAAGAATTGAAGGATACTTGGGCTAACTTGGTTCGGGATGCATTGGAGCATGAAGAGAAAAGTGAAAATGCTGAATTTCGTGTAAAAGAAGTTCAGTATATACAGGCGGAG GTAAAAATTATTAAGTGTCTTGTGGACAACATTGTTGTTGACATATCATTTAATCAAGTTGGTGGATTGTGTACACTTTGTTTCCTTGAAGAG GTTGATGCCTTGATCAGTCAGAATCATTTATTCAAGAGGAGTATTATATTGATAAAGGCATGGTGTTTCTATGAGAGTCGTATTCTTGGAGCTCACCATGGTCTTATATCTACCTATGCATTGGAGACCCTGGTTCTGTACATTTTTCATGTGTTCAACAATTGTTTTACTGGACCACTGGAG GTATTATACCGTTTCTTAGAATTCTTCAGCAACTTTGACTGGGAGAAATTTTGTTTGAGTTTGTCGGGTCCTGTTCCTATAAGTTCACTTCCAGATATGACTG CGGAGCCACCACGGATGGATGCTGCTGAATTGTTGCTGAGCAAGTCCTTCCTTGATAAATGCAGTTATGCATATGCAGTTACACCTCGCATCCAGGAGAGCCAGGGTCAACAACCATTTGTTTCAAAGCACTTCAACGTTATTGATCCTTTACGGACAAACAATAACCTTGGAAGGAGTGTAAGTAAAG GCAATTTCTTTAGGATACGCAGTGCGTTTTCCTTTGGGGCGAAAAGGTTGGCAAAGTTACTCGAATGTCCAAAAGAAGATCTAATTGCTGAAGTAAATCAGTTCTTCACAAATACATGGATAAGACATGGTAGTGGCAATCGTCCTGATGCACCTACACTAGGTCTGGTTCATCAGCATCAtctgaaggttgtccctgctgAAGCATCAAATAGTCAGAGAAGTGCGATGGCACTCAAGAAAAACGCTGAAAATCCTAATATTCGTGCTAACCAGGATAATCTCAGTGAAAATGCTAATAGCTATCCTGAAGCTACTTCTCAGCCACTTCAGAGAAGTGTTCTACACCCGAGAAATTCACTGAGAACAGTCAACCCTTCTGATTCTCATGCTCATCACCAAAAAGTTCATGTGACACATGCCAATACAAAGGTCTCTGAGCAGCTTGAAAGAAACAGTTCTGATGGATCAATGCAAAATGAAAGGAACAAGACAGTACCAAATTCTCTCTTTGTTAATGATAGAAATGGGCAAAACAGGTCTCGGTTTGCAAGAACCCGCTCTAGTCCTGAACTAACGGACCCTTCTGTTGAAGGATATTCTCGTGGAAGACGGACTGGAGTGGTTGAAATGGACAAATCTTTGAAGGTTGATTACAATAGCAGAAGAAACAACTTGGCTCCAGAAGTTTCTAGCAGCCACATCACTAAGTCTTCACAGGATGAGTCAGTGTCTTCGATGAACAGTTCATCTCACTATAGTGGGAAAGCAGCTTCTGACTCAAACAGTGTGTCAAGCAGCTACCGCGAAGATAATGGTTTCATAATGAACGAAGAACTTCCTTCTGTATCTGAGGCATCAGATAAACAGCAAGAGGAGCAAGTCCTAGTTAATTTAATGTCATCAGCTAAATTGCATGACTTCAACGGGCAAGTTCAATTGCCAATAGAAATGCCGCCTCATTTTTCGGTGGCACCCTCCCCTTTACTTGCACCAGCAGCTTTTCCCCCAAAACATTTTGCTGGAATTCCACCAACTAGCTTAATTGGGGCTCCATGGTCCAATATGCATTTGATCCATGGATATGTTTCACCACCCATGGCCCATTATGTCCAAAACCATACTTTCGCACCAAACATCGAAGAAGGTAACGAGAGTGAGAAACCTATTACACCAGATGCGAGTCGTGATGATGGCAACAATTGGCATGAGTATGGTGTTGGATTTCCTAGATATTTTAATCATCAAGGAAGAGATCCACAGATGCGCCACTTTAATGGAAAAGAGCATTCCTCTTCACCTAACAGTGTATCTGGTGCCCCCTTTGAAAGACAGGGAGAGATTGCTGTTGAGGATAATGGAGCAGTAGAAGAGAATTATACCAACATGTTTCAAAACCAAACAAGTAGACAAGCCAGCATAAATACTCGAATAGGTAGTGGAAATGCAAGAATCCCTTCTTCACAATCCGGTTTGTCAAGAAACAAAGCTATGCCTGAGAATTCATGGGGTGAATCAGCTGGAAATACAACAAGATCATTGAGGGACAAATGGGGAAAAAGGCCTGCCTTTGCAGCACCTGACACAACTACACATAGCAAAAATAATACTGGTTGGCAGACTGGAAATGCTTCTGAGCATATCCCCCCAGAGGTTGATGATGGTGCCCGGAATGGGGTTATAGTACCAAACATTAGACATGAGGCCTCTGACATAATAACAGGGTCTGGCTCAACAGCATCAAGAACTAGTCAAGTGCCAAATGATTTTGAACCATCACAGATTGGCATGCCTAATCCACTGTTTGCACCTCTTTTTATTGGATCCCCTCAGCAGAGACAATCTGGTAATGGCGGACTGACTTTTATTCAAACAGGTCCAGCGGTTCCTTTTTTGATGTTGCCATATGCTCCTGGGAATGATGGATCTGTTCCACAGTTTGAGAGGAATGAAGGGGTTGATCAACTTCCTGTCAATATTGCTGTCCAAAATTTTAGTTCACTCAACAATGTTCACCATCCTGATATCAATGCTACCTCAACAGCTTCATCCAGTACTGCAGGTGATCCATCTGAAGAGCAAAAGCCTGACATTTTGAACAGCGATTTTGATAGCCATTGGTGTAATTTACAATATGGACGGTCATGCCAAAACCCGCGCCCCATGAATCCTGTGTTATACCCCTTTGCAGTGCCACCAATGTATTTGCAGGGCCATGTTCCATGGGATGGGCCTGGCAGACCAGCTTCAACAAATGTTAACTGGACCCAGATGGTCCCCCCCAGCCAACGAATCTATCCTATGATGCCTCTACAACCTTCTTCTGAAAGAATTACTGGTGGTCCACAGCACCACACGGAGGATGCGCCCAGATACCGTGGTGGCACAGGAACTTACTTGCCAAATCCT AAGGTTCCATTTAAGGACCGACACTCAGGCTCAAGAAACCACAGAGGAAATTATAACACTGACAAGGGTGACCATAATGATAAAGAAGGAAATTGGATAAATTCAAAACAACGAAATCCTGGCCGCAGCTATGGACGTAGCCACTCAGAGAGGTCTGGCATACGATCGGATAGACAAGCAGCAGATGAAAACCAGTATGATAGGCAGCGGCGATCTTATAGAAATGATTCATACAGGCATGAGACAGGCGCCCAATCTTCTGGATCAACAAACTATATACGCAGACCAGGGAACATGACACATGGGGATCCATCACCATCTGCTTCAAATGGTATCGGTGCCCTTTCTGGGTCTTCAGCTCCATATTTCATGTACTACTCATGTGAACCAGGCACAAATCACGGTTCTTCATCTGAACCACTTGAATTTGGTTCACTTGGGCCAGTTCCTACAGCTGATGGTGGTGACATGCCACGACCCACTCGCCAAGCAATGCCCAATGAGTTTTATGGGCAAAGGCATGTTGCATTTAGGGGTGGCTCCTCTCATTCATCTCCTGATCAACCATCATCACCTCAAACTCGCAG